A window of the Leucothrix mucor DSM 2157 genome harbors these coding sequences:
- the rho gene encoding transcription termination factor Rho: protein MNLTDLKHKTPSEILDIAKELGVDGMSRARKQDVIFAILKALAKNSEDIHGDGVLEILQDGFGFLRSADSNYIAAADDIYVSPSQIRRFGLRTGDTISGKIRTPRDNERYFALLKVDTINFESPENARNKILFENLTPLHPKERMRIERGNGSTEDITARVIDIVAPIGKGQRGLIIAPPKAGKTMMLQNIAQSIATNNPEAYLIVLLIDERPEEVTEMSRMVHGEVISSTFDEPASRHVQVAEMVIEKAKRMVEHKKDVVILLDSITRLARAYNTVVPSSGKVLTGGVDANALQRPKRFFGAARNIEEGGSLTILATALIDTGSKMDEVIYEEFKGTGNSEIHLDRKIAEKRVFPAININRSGTRREEILVSEEELQALWILRKFLHPMEDVEAMEFLFDRLQSTATNEEFFASMKR from the coding sequence ATGAATCTTACCGACTTAAAGCACAAAACGCCCTCCGAAATTCTGGATATTGCCAAAGAGCTGGGTGTGGACGGCATGTCCCGCGCACGCAAGCAAGATGTCATCTTTGCTATACTCAAAGCTTTAGCGAAAAACTCGGAAGACATTCACGGTGATGGTGTACTGGAAATCCTTCAGGATGGTTTTGGTTTTCTGAGATCGGCTGACAGTAACTACATCGCAGCGGCAGACGACATTTACGTATCGCCAAGTCAGATTCGTCGTTTTGGACTGCGCACCGGTGACACGATCTCTGGAAAAATTCGTACTCCTCGTGACAATGAGCGTTATTTTGCGCTGCTGAAAGTTGATACCATCAACTTCGAGTCGCCAGAAAATGCCCGCAACAAGATTCTGTTTGAAAACCTGACACCTTTACACCCAAAAGAGCGCATGCGCATTGAGCGTGGTAACGGTAGTACAGAAGATATCACCGCACGGGTTATCGACATTGTCGCCCCGATCGGTAAAGGCCAGCGTGGCCTGATCATCGCACCTCCTAAAGCCGGTAAGACGATGATGCTGCAAAACATTGCACAAAGTATCGCAACGAATAATCCGGAAGCTTATCTGATCGTTCTGCTGATTGATGAGCGCCCTGAGGAAGTGACCGAGATGTCTCGCATGGTTCATGGCGAAGTTATCTCTTCGACTTTTGATGAGCCCGCATCACGTCACGTACAAGTGGCTGAAATGGTTATCGAAAAAGCCAAGCGTATGGTTGAGCATAAGAAGGATGTTGTTATCCTGCTGGATTCCATTACCCGTCTGGCTCGTGCCTACAACACGGTTGTTCCTTCCTCAGGTAAAGTATTGACCGGTGGTGTGGATGCTAACGCATTGCAACGCCCTAAGCGTTTCTTTGGTGCCGCCAGAAACATCGAAGAAGGTGGAAGTCTGACGATTTTAGCCACAGCTCTGATCGATACCGGCTCCAAAATGGACGAGGTTATCTACGAAGAGTTTAAGGGTACGGGTAACTCTGAAATCCATCTGGACCGTAAAATTGCGGAGAAGCGCGTCTTCCCTGCAATCAATATCAATCGCTCTGGTACACGTCGCGAAGAAATCTTGGTTAGCGAAGAAGAGCTGCAAGCTCTTTGGATCTTGCGCAAATTCCTGCACCCAATGGAAGATGTGGAAGCAATGGAGTTCTTATTCGATCGTTTGCAATCAACCGCAACCAACGAAGAGTTCTTTGCTTCAATGAAGCGCTAA
- the trxA gene encoding thioredoxin TrxA: MSIVEVSDESFESEVLSSSQPVLVDYWAEWCGPCKTIAPLLEEVAEAYGDRIKVAKLNIDENRDTPAKYGIRGIPTLMLFKNGEVESTKVGALSKSQLTAFLDQNI; encoded by the coding sequence GTGAGTATAGTAGAAGTGAGCGACGAGAGCTTTGAAAGTGAAGTGTTAAGCAGCAGCCAACCAGTATTGGTTGATTACTGGGCAGAGTGGTGCGGCCCTTGCAAGACAATCGCCCCACTGCTTGAAGAAGTTGCAGAAGCCTACGGCGATCGCATTAAAGTGGCCAAACTGAACATTGATGAAAATCGCGATACGCCTGCTAAATATGGCATTCGTGGTATCCCTACATTGATGCTCTTTAAGAATGGTGAAGTGGAGTCTACGAAAGTTGGCGCACTCAGCAAATCACAATTGACTGCATTTCTTGATCAAAATATCTGA
- a CDS encoding DUF3108 domain-containing protein — translation MMLRNKAFVLSTALLLLLSNSVAMALPSSMTAVYNVYRGSMSVGNLVSSLKYQGTQYQYHKSTQATGLAKLLTGARVVENSDGTFAGDKLTPTAYLYDEKTRSKSRMERTRFAGNRATGVYKDKSYTVTTPPNVLDRASLELAVARDLQNGVAQLSYQVFERGEVKNYSFVRLGSERLKTNAGTFNTVKVKVKRTDTSRETIYWMAVEMGYLPAKMTHREDDELITSQVAQYKAIP, via the coding sequence ATGATGTTGCGAAACAAAGCGTTTGTATTAAGTACGGCACTACTTTTACTCTTGAGTAATTCGGTAGCGATGGCACTTCCAAGTTCCATGACAGCAGTCTATAACGTCTACCGTGGTAGTATGTCTGTTGGTAACTTGGTTAGTTCACTTAAATACCAGGGAACACAATATCAATACCATAAATCGACTCAGGCAACCGGACTGGCAAAGCTGTTAACCGGTGCTCGCGTTGTTGAAAACTCTGACGGCACCTTTGCCGGAGACAAACTGACGCCAACGGCCTATTTATATGACGAAAAGACCCGCAGCAAGTCACGCATGGAGCGCACTAGGTTTGCCGGAAATCGTGCGACCGGTGTCTATAAAGACAAAAGCTACACCGTAACCACGCCACCGAATGTACTAGACCGTGCGTCACTAGAGCTGGCAGTTGCTCGTGACTTGCAAAACGGCGTCGCTCAGCTTTCATACCAAGTGTTTGAGCGTGGTGAAGTGAAAAATTACAGCTTTGTCCGTTTAGGTTCCGAACGCCTTAAGACCAATGCCGGTACCTTTAACACTGTTAAAGTGAAAGTAAAAAGAACCGACACCAGCCGTGAAACCATTTATTGGATGGCCGTTGAAATGGGCTACCTCCCGGCAAAAATGACACACCGGGAAGATGATGAGCTAATTACCAGTCAGGTCGCCCAATACAAAGCGATCCCTTAA
- the gorA gene encoding glutathione-disulfide reductase, which translates to MSTHYDLIAIGAGSGGLSVVERASEYGAKTAVIEAGELGGTCVNVGCVPKKIMWYGAGLAHALQDAEDYGFEVTRGKLDWTKLVAKRDNYIANINDWYQDSFLSERNIDLIRGFARFVDDKTIEVDGETYTADHIVIATGGHPVIPSHVPGAELGITSDEFFNDLDERQPKKVVVVGGGYIALELAMLMNSLDSEVHLLHQGRTMLRTFDSMIRRALRRQLDSDGIFINDNAMIERVEKHNNGKLSVFYNDGSSIGNVDSLIWAVGRKPNTANLGLENTSVVMNDDGTIPVDDEERTNVNHIFALGDIIGKAPLTPVAIAAGRRMGDRLYGGKPNRKMSYDHIATVMFTHPPIATMGMTEEAARTAYGDEVKVYTTDFVPMYHSLTRHQVRTHMKLIVRGEEEKIIGCHLIGTGVDEMMQGFAVAIRMGATKQDFDDTIAIHPVSAEELVTMR; encoded by the coding sequence ATGAGTACACATTACGACTTAATTGCCATTGGTGCCGGTAGCGGCGGCCTGTCTGTCGTTGAGCGCGCTTCAGAATACGGCGCAAAAACAGCAGTCATTGAAGCCGGAGAGCTAGGCGGTACCTGCGTTAATGTTGGTTGCGTACCCAAGAAAATCATGTGGTATGGCGCAGGTCTTGCGCATGCCCTGCAAGATGCCGAAGACTACGGCTTTGAAGTGACTCGCGGCAAGCTGGACTGGACTAAATTGGTCGCTAAGCGTGATAACTACATTGCCAATATCAACGACTGGTATCAGGACAGCTTCTTAAGTGAACGCAATATTGACTTGATTCGCGGCTTTGCTCGGTTTGTTGATGATAAAACTATTGAAGTAGATGGCGAGACTTACACTGCTGATCACATCGTGATTGCGACAGGCGGTCATCCGGTGATTCCAAGTCACGTGCCGGGCGCAGAGCTAGGCATCACTTCAGACGAATTCTTTAACGATTTGGATGAGCGTCAGCCTAAGAAAGTAGTGGTTGTTGGTGGTGGTTATATCGCGCTGGAACTAGCGATGCTGATGAACTCGCTGGATTCTGAAGTTCATTTATTACATCAAGGCCGCACCATGTTGCGCACCTTTGATAGCATGATTCGTCGCGCATTGCGTCGTCAACTGGATTCCGATGGCATTTTCATTAATGACAATGCGATGATCGAACGCGTTGAAAAGCACAACAATGGCAAGTTGAGCGTGTTCTATAACGATGGCAGCAGCATTGGTAACGTCGATAGCTTGATCTGGGCCGTTGGACGTAAACCAAATACCGCAAACCTTGGCCTGGAAAACACCAGCGTCGTCATGAATGATGATGGCACGATTCCAGTGGATGACGAAGAACGCACCAACGTTAATCATATTTTCGCTCTGGGCGACATTATCGGCAAAGCACCGCTGACGCCGGTAGCCATTGCTGCAGGTCGTCGTATGGGTGATCGCTTATACGGCGGCAAACCGAACCGCAAAATGTCTTACGACCATATCGCGACCGTGATGTTTACTCATCCGCCGATTGCGACCATGGGCATGACTGAAGAAGCGGCCCGTACTGCGTATGGCGATGAAGTTAAAGTATACACAACGGACTTCGTCCCCATGTATCACTCGCTAACACGCCATCAAGTTCGCACACATATGAAATTAATCGTACGTGGCGAAGAAGAAAAGATTATCGGCTGCCACCTGATTGGTACCGGCGTCGATGAGATGATGCAAGGCTTTGCGGTAGCCATCCGGATGGGCGCAACTAAACAGGACTTCGACGATACGATCGCCATCCATCCTGTTAGTGCCGAAGAATTGGTAACAATGCGCTGA
- a CDS encoding glutathione peroxidase → MFENKEGQAIPEVTFRVYQDNEWQDITTHDVFDNRRVIVFSLPGAFTPTCSSAHVPRYNQLANTFRENGIDEIVCVSVNDTFVMNEWSADQEADNITFLPDGNGEFTAGMGLLVDKADLGFGKRSWRYSMLVNNGVVEKMFIEPDLPGDPFEVSDADTMLEYIAPDKSVPASVSVFTRPGCAYCSKAKKMLQEAGYEYEELLLNRDYTDRTLRAVSNASSVPQVFIDGQLIGGSEQLEQWLANK, encoded by the coding sequence ATGTTTGAGAACAAAGAAGGACAAGCGATTCCAGAAGTCACATTCCGCGTTTATCAGGACAACGAATGGCAAGACATCACAACTCACGACGTATTTGATAACCGTCGCGTGATTGTATTTTCTCTGCCGGGCGCCTTTACCCCAACGTGCTCCTCAGCGCATGTTCCACGTTACAACCAGCTGGCGAACACCTTCCGTGAAAACGGCATTGATGAAATTGTTTGCGTCTCAGTTAACGATACGTTCGTAATGAACGAATGGAGTGCTGATCAGGAAGCTGACAATATTACTTTCTTACCAGATGGCAACGGCGAGTTTACCGCTGGCATGGGTCTATTAGTAGACAAGGCAGACCTCGGTTTTGGAAAGCGCTCATGGCGTTATTCGATGCTGGTTAACAACGGCGTCGTTGAGAAAATGTTCATCGAGCCAGACCTGCCAGGCGACCCTTTTGAAGTATCTGATGCAGATACTATGCTGGAATACATCGCACCGGATAAATCAGTGCCTGCCAGCGTTAGCGTATTCACACGCCCAGGCTGTGCATACTGCTCAAAAGCAAAGAAAATGCTGCAAGAAGCGGGTTATGAGTATGAAGAACTGCTACTAAACCGTGACTACACCGACCGCACATTGCGCGCAGTCTCCAATGCCAGCAGCGTGCCTCAGGTATTTATCGACGGTCAATTGATCGGTGGATCTGAACAGTTAGAACAGTGGTTAGCCAATAAATAA
- a CDS encoding hydrogen peroxide-inducible genes activator, with amino-acid sequence MNLPTIKQLRYFVALEENEHFGKAAESCFVSQSAFSVAIKELETHLGAQLVDRTNKNVTITRVGREVANHARHCLRDIEYLAEVARSNEECLSGRLNMGVIPTIAPFILPSLMPRLRESYPDLQLYLREDTTQAIYTRLMAGELDVILLALPYKLSNIETCSLFKDQFLLACHKSTHFLDPKKYDFDSLPDESVLLLEDGHCLRDHALSACNLRNQETVSRFAASSLYTLVEMVDSDIGITYLTDMAKDSMLLKHTDIKTYPMGENSYREVGLAWRKGSARSEEFKMLGEAIIKTHREVIKSRDK; translated from the coding sequence ATGAATTTACCGACGATTAAGCAGTTGCGTTACTTTGTTGCACTTGAGGAAAATGAGCATTTTGGCAAGGCCGCCGAGTCTTGTTTTGTCTCGCAGTCCGCCTTTAGTGTCGCCATTAAAGAGCTGGAAACGCACCTTGGCGCGCAGCTAGTCGACCGCACGAATAAGAACGTAACCATTACCCGTGTCGGGCGTGAGGTGGCTAACCACGCACGTCATTGCTTGCGGGATATTGAATATCTGGCGGAAGTGGCACGCAGTAATGAGGAATGCTTATCTGGCCGCTTGAATATGGGTGTGATTCCAACCATTGCGCCGTTTATATTGCCTAGTTTGATGCCACGCTTACGGGAGTCCTATCCCGACCTGCAGCTCTATTTGCGTGAAGACACCACGCAGGCTATTTACACCCGGCTAATGGCTGGTGAGTTAGATGTGATCTTGCTGGCCTTGCCATATAAGCTCAGTAATATTGAAACTTGTAGCTTGTTCAAAGATCAGTTTTTACTGGCATGCCATAAAAGCACTCACTTTTTAGATCCTAAAAAATACGACTTCGACTCATTGCCGGATGAAAGCGTATTGCTGCTGGAAGATGGTCATTGTCTGCGTGATCATGCCTTGTCAGCCTGTAATTTGCGCAATCAGGAAACGGTTAGTCGGTTTGCTGCCAGTAGCTTGTACACGCTGGTTGAGATGGTGGATTCAGATATTGGCATTACCTACCTCACTGATATGGCAAAAGATTCCATGCTACTTAAACACACGGATATCAAAACCTATCCCATGGGAGAAAATAGCTATCGGGAAGTGGGTTTGGCATGGCGCAAGGGGAGTGCGCGCAGCGAAGAGTTTAAAATGTTGGGTGAGGCGATCATCAAAACACATCGTGAAGTGATTAAAAGTCGAGACAAGTAG
- a CDS encoding glycosyltransferase has translation MIKLAHISSGLRTGGAEVQLMRIIAALDKTKFEMMVISLDQETYLADRIRELGVPVHSLSLKQTPLALWRGFRVLREFNPDVIHGTMYEGGVFGTMCRRFLPKRPHVIWTVHEPLDHYDQMPMRKQLQVKLWGKLSGSPECLMYVSHLNKEQHVDWGFNNSKAVVIPNGVDTTRFGPAREKGLAIRHSLGIPDDCIVIGKTARFHQQKNQQGFLRSAAILAAQYDHVRFMLVGNNVDENNAELTGLIDALGLKGKVYMLGNREDIPEIVNAYDIATLTSLGEAFPLTLGEAMVSGVPCVATDVGDDEYIIQDTGFVVPPNDDQAMAEGWEKIVVMSTEERIALGQKARQRCLDNFTLEQQVAQHVEIYEALYRANSRAGGVLTEAAS, from the coding sequence ATGATTAAGCTTGCTCACATCTCCAGCGGTCTTCGGACGGGTGGAGCAGAAGTCCAATTGATGCGGATAATTGCGGCTCTGGATAAAACAAAATTTGAAATGATGGTTATTTCATTGGATCAGGAAACCTACCTTGCAGACCGCATTCGTGAGTTAGGCGTGCCGGTGCACTCTCTTTCACTCAAGCAAACCCCATTAGCGCTTTGGCGGGGTTTTCGTGTGCTGCGCGAATTCAATCCGGATGTCATTCACGGAACGATGTATGAGGGTGGTGTGTTTGGAACGATGTGTCGCCGCTTTTTACCAAAGCGTCCGCATGTGATTTGGACGGTGCATGAGCCGCTGGATCATTACGATCAGATGCCAATGCGTAAGCAGTTACAAGTAAAGCTGTGGGGTAAGCTGTCTGGCTCGCCAGAGTGCCTGATGTATGTGTCGCACCTGAATAAAGAGCAGCATGTTGATTGGGGGTTTAACAACTCTAAAGCCGTTGTTATTCCAAATGGTGTAGATACCACCCGTTTTGGCCCTGCCCGAGAGAAAGGCTTAGCGATTCGTCACTCTTTGGGGATTCCTGATGACTGCATCGTGATTGGGAAAACAGCTCGCTTTCATCAGCAAAAAAATCAACAAGGCTTCTTGCGCTCAGCAGCTATTTTAGCGGCTCAATACGACCATGTGCGATTTATGCTGGTTGGAAATAATGTGGACGAAAATAACGCTGAACTGACTGGCTTAATTGATGCGCTAGGGTTGAAAGGCAAAGTTTATATGCTGGGAAATCGGGAAGACATTCCCGAGATCGTCAACGCGTATGATATTGCTACGTTGACCTCATTAGGAGAAGCTTTCCCGCTGACACTGGGTGAGGCGATGGTATCGGGTGTACCTTGTGTGGCTACTGATGTGGGTGATGATGAGTATATTATTCAGGATACTGGTTTTGTAGTGCCGCCTAATGATGATCAGGCAATGGCAGAAGGCTGGGAAAAGATTGTGGTGATGAGTACTGAAGAGCGAATTGCGCTTGGGCAAAAAGCCCGTCAGCGCTGCTTGGATAACTTCACTCTTGAACAGCAGGTCGCGCAGCATGTTGAAATTTATGAAGCATTATACCGTGCGAATAGTCGCGCCGGTGGTGTGCTGACTGAAGCGGCTTCATAA
- a CDS encoding DUF1131 family protein has protein sequence MSGKQLFLRTTLAATLLVFAGCDADDEITTASANAQTAVESKQTPHRLMVTDQGIGPVNASMPFNMHKVTVAFPEFSVVEQLNFQEGKSYPVISVSKGAHLLFTINPTADLKSIYSVMVEDNIISNSLNHRIGTLFSDIYTRDKPTPPTCQPGSEELSGKVLCLPFGATNMLYLFAGKWDGPSSELPPENVMKGWALDAIIWKPR, from the coding sequence ATGTCCGGTAAACAACTATTCTTACGCACTACCCTAGCCGCGACCTTATTGGTCTTTGCGGGGTGTGATGCTGATGATGAAATCACTACCGCTAGCGCAAATGCACAGACTGCTGTTGAGTCTAAACAAACTCCGCACCGCCTAATGGTGACCGACCAAGGAATTGGTCCGGTGAATGCATCCATGCCATTTAATATGCATAAAGTGACGGTGGCTTTTCCTGAATTCAGTGTTGTTGAACAGCTCAACTTTCAGGAAGGCAAATCTTACCCTGTTATCAGCGTTTCTAAAGGCGCACACTTATTATTCACCATTAACCCAACGGCAGATCTAAAGTCGATCTACTCGGTCATGGTTGAAGATAACATCATTAGCAATAGCCTGAACCACCGCATTGGTACCTTGTTCAGTGATATTTATACTCGCGACAAACCAACCCCGCCAACCTGCCAGCCAGGCTCTGAAGAGCTAAGCGGCAAAGTGCTTTGCTTGCCATTTGGCGCAACGAATATGCTGTATTTGTTTGCAGGAAAATGGGATGGCCCTAGTTCGGAACTACCGCCTGAGAATGTCATGAAAGGCTGGGCGTTGGACGCCATTATCTGGAAGCCCAGATAA
- the hflX gene encoding ribosome rescue GTPase HflX, producing the protein MELFDIPKHGESKLDTAVLVQINFSALGEQRDEHEFKELVRSAGATELAFLKSNRKSPDSRHFVGSGKAEEIQQLVKIHEPDVVIFDHDLSPAQERNLEKTLQCRVMDRTGLILDIFAQRARSHEGKLQVELAQLKHMSTRLIRGWTHLERQKGGIGMRGPGETQLETDRRLISIRIKQINKRLAKVNKQREQGRQSRKKAEIPTVSLVGYTNAGKSTLFNQLTTSEVYAADQLFATLDPTLRRIDLQNQQSIILADTVGFIRDLPHDLVAAFRATLQETTEADLILHVMDSHDEQREEFKSQVNDVIFSLGAEAIPQIEVMNKIDLLGQEPRVDEGHDGVPARVWLSAMSGEGSDLLLEVLSKVFGNQVFVGDLKLPASLARLRASLYKEDAVTNETTGDNGEYLLSVSITKRRLESLLRKEELSFEQIAVA; encoded by the coding sequence TTGGAATTATTTGATATCCCTAAACATGGCGAATCCAAACTGGATACCGCCGTATTGGTGCAAATTAACTTCAGCGCACTCGGTGAGCAGCGAGATGAGCACGAGTTCAAAGAACTCGTTCGCTCTGCTGGTGCTACTGAGCTTGCTTTTCTTAAAAGCAATCGAAAATCCCCCGACTCCAGGCACTTTGTTGGTAGTGGCAAAGCTGAAGAAATTCAGCAGCTTGTCAAAATCCACGAGCCCGATGTCGTTATTTTCGATCATGACTTAAGCCCTGCTCAAGAGCGCAATCTGGAAAAAACCTTGCAATGCCGGGTGATGGATCGCACGGGTTTAATTCTGGATATATTTGCTCAACGTGCCCGCTCCCACGAAGGTAAACTTCAGGTTGAGCTGGCTCAGCTTAAGCACATGTCGACTCGACTGATTCGCGGTTGGACTCACCTTGAGCGTCAGAAAGGTGGTATCGGTATGCGTGGGCCGGGTGAAACCCAGCTTGAAACTGACCGTCGCTTGATCTCGATTCGCATAAAGCAAATCAATAAGCGCTTGGCTAAAGTAAACAAACAGCGTGAGCAAGGTCGCCAGTCGCGTAAAAAGGCAGAGATACCAACGGTTTCACTGGTTGGTTACACCAATGCCGGAAAATCGACCCTGTTTAATCAACTGACCACTTCAGAAGTTTACGCAGCAGATCAGTTATTCGCGACGCTAGACCCAACTTTGCGGCGGATCGATCTGCAAAATCAGCAGTCTATTATTCTGGCTGATACGGTTGGGTTTATCCGTGACTTACCGCATGACTTGGTTGCAGCATTTAGAGCAACACTTCAGGAAACCACTGAAGCCGATCTTATCTTGCATGTGATGGATAGCCATGACGAGCAGCGTGAGGAGTTCAAATCACAGGTTAACGATGTGATTTTCTCACTGGGTGCTGAAGCAATCCCTCAGATCGAAGTCATGAACAAAATCGACCTACTGGGACAAGAACCCAGAGTGGATGAAGGGCATGATGGTGTACCTGCAAGAGTATGGCTCTCTGCCATGTCAGGTGAAGGCTCAGACTTGTTACTGGAAGTCCTTAGCAAGGTATTTGGTAATCAGGTATTTGTTGGCGACTTAAAGCTTCCAGCAAGCCTCGCGCGGTTACGGGCAAGCTTGTACAAAGAAGATGCGGTCACCAATGAAACAACCGGCGACAATGGCGAATACTTACTCTCTGTCTCGATTACCAAGCGCCGTCTTGAAAGCTTACTTCGCAAAGAAGAGCTAAGCTTTGAGCAAATAGCTGTCGCATAA
- the hfq gene encoding RNA chaperone Hfq, which translates to MSSKGHMLQEPFLNALRKERIPVAIYLVNGIKLQGHVESFDQFVVLLGNAVSQLVYKHAISTIVPSRPIKLNIEESE; encoded by the coding sequence ATGTCGTCTAAAGGACACATGCTACAAGAGCCCTTCCTAAATGCGCTGCGAAAGGAAAGAATACCAGTTGCCATATACTTGGTAAATGGAATTAAACTACAAGGACACGTTGAATCATTTGATCAATTTGTTGTTCTTCTAGGCAATGCGGTAAGCCAATTGGTTTACAAACACGCCATCTCTACAATCGTTCCTTCACGTCCGATTAAACTCAATATCGAAGAATCAGAATAA
- the miaA gene encoding tRNA (adenosine(37)-N6)-dimethylallyltransferase MiaA produces the protein MPSDKSALPPAIFIMGPTASGKTDLAIDLCDNYPFELIGVDSAQIYKDMDIGTAKPDDATLERAPHRLISFLDPSESYSVAEFRRDALAEMKAITEAGKIPVLVGGTMLYFRALENGLADMPDADPDIRAALTQEAETHGWQALHDRLTLIDPVAAARIHPNDPQRLQRALEVHQLTGLTLTEHHNKAKADALEYRVLKLALIPSDREWLRQRAALRFELMLKAGFLDEVKALYERGDLHEKLPSIRSVGYRQAWDYLAGNTDFNEMQNRAIVATRQLAKRQLTWLRSEKGISSFDTLKYDISLIKAKIDDFLSD, from the coding sequence ATGCCATCAGACAAGTCAGCCTTGCCACCGGCTATTTTTATTATGGGCCCTACCGCATCGGGCAAAACCGATTTAGCAATCGACCTTTGTGACAACTACCCCTTTGAGTTAATTGGTGTCGACTCGGCCCAAATCTACAAAGACATGGATATCGGCACCGCTAAGCCTGATGATGCCACACTGGAACGAGCGCCTCATCGCTTGATTAGCTTTTTAGACCCTTCAGAAAGTTACTCTGTTGCCGAGTTTAGAAGAGATGCTTTGGCTGAAATGAAAGCCATTACCGAAGCGGGCAAGATTCCGGTCTTGGTTGGCGGCACCATGCTCTATTTTCGTGCTTTGGAAAATGGCTTAGCTGACATGCCTGATGCCGACCCTGACATACGCGCAGCACTCACCCAAGAAGCCGAAACACATGGCTGGCAAGCCCTACATGATCGACTGACACTTATTGATCCGGTTGCTGCAGCCCGTATCCACCCAAATGATCCACAGCGCCTACAACGCGCTTTAGAAGTTCATCAATTAACCGGCCTGACGTTAACTGAGCATCATAATAAAGCCAAAGCCGATGCACTGGAGTATCGAGTACTTAAGCTGGCATTGATTCCATCAGATAGGGAATGGCTCAGACAACGCGCCGCATTGCGCTTTGAACTGATGTTAAAAGCCGGCTTCCTCGATGAAGTGAAAGCCTTGTATGAACGGGGCGACTTACATGAAAAACTACCGTCAATTCGCTCTGTTGGATACCGTCAGGCGTGGGATTACTTGGCTGGGAATACTGACTTTAACGAAATGCAGAATCGTGCTATCGTGGCGACGAGACAGCTGGCAAAGCGGCAGCTGACTTGGTTGCGGTCTGAGAAAGGAATCTCATCGTTTGATACTCTCAAGTACGACATATCATTGATTAAAGCTAAAATTGATGATTTTTTGTCGGACTAG